The following coding sequences are from one Panthera leo isolate Ple1 chromosome E1, P.leo_Ple1_pat1.1, whole genome shotgun sequence window:
- the LOC122207036 gene encoding olfactory receptor 1A1-like, translated as MRGDNQSFALGFILLGLTGQQQQEDFFFILFLFIYPITLIGNLLIILAIRSDIHLHNPMYFFLANLSFVDILFSSVTIPKMLANHVLGSKAISFGGCLTQMYFMIDMSNTDSYILAVMAYDRAVAISRPLRYTTIMSPRTCVLLVVGSWVVGNANALPHTLLTASLSFCGNQEVANFYCDTASLLKLSCSDIHFNVKMMYLGVGIFSVPLLCIIISYIRVFSTVLRVPSTKGVLKAFSTCGSHLTVVSLYYGTVMGMYFRPLTSYSLKDAVITVMYIAVTPMLNPFIYSLRNRDMKAALGKLFSKRLSS; from the coding sequence ATGAGAGGAGATAACCAGTCCTTTGCCCTTGGTTTCATTCTCCTGGGACTTACTGGTCAGCAACAACAGGAAGAtttcttcttcatcctcttcctcttcatttaCCCCATCACATTGATTGGAAACCTGCTCATCATCTTGGCCATTCGCTCTGACATTCACCTTCACAAccccatgtattttttccttgCCAACCTCTCCTTTGTTGACATCTTATTCTCCTCTGTAACCATCCCAAAGATGCTAGCCAACCATGTCTTGGGCAGCAAAGCCATCTCCTTTGGAGGATGTCTAACACAGATGTATTTCATGATTGACATGTCTAACACAGATAGCTATATCCTGGCTGTGATGGCATATGATCGTGCCGTGGCCATCAGCCGCCCACTTCGTTACACAACAATTATGAGCCCACGGACTTGTGTCTTGCTGGTTGTTGGGTCTTGGGTGGTTGGAAATGCCAatgccctcccccacactctgctCACAGCTAGTCTGTCTTTCTGTGGCAACCAGGAAGTAGCCAACTTCTACTGTGACACTGCCTCTTTACTCAAGCTGTCCTGTTCTGACATTCACTTTAATGTGAAGATGATGTACCTAGGGGTTGGTATTTTCTCTGTGCCACTACTATGCATCATCATCTCCTACATCCGGGTCTTTTCCACAGTCTTACGGGTTCCATCCACCAAGGGTGTGCTcaaagccttctccacctgtggcTCCCACCTCACTGTTGTTTCTCTGTATTATGGGACAGTCATGGGCATGTATTTCCGCCCTCTGACTAGTTATAGCCTGAAGGACGCAGTGATAACTGTGATGTACATTGCAGTGACCCCAATGCTAAATCCTTTCATCTACAGTCTGAGAAACCGAGACATGAAGGCGGCCCTGGGAAAACTCTTCAGCAAAAGACTCTCTTCATAA